CCGACTCGAGTGCCCTGCACCTCTACGATCTCCGTGTGCCATATTCCAAAGTGTCTACGCGTCCAGAGCAGTCGCATCATCCGCACGATGACTACATTTCCTCTTTGACCCCGCTTCCCGCGTCCGACACGAGTACTTCTGGCTTCAGCAAACAATGGGTCACAACGGGTGGCACCACTCTGGCAGTGACTGACTGACTACGCCGCGGTGTGCTCGTGCGCAGTGAAGATCAAGAGGAGGAATTGGTCAGCTCGGCGTTCATTGGAGGGTTGCCCTCGAGCGGAACTAGTCGTGGCGAGAAGGTTGCGGTTGGAGGTTCGAACGGCGTTGTGACTCTGTGGGAGAAGGGCGCATGGGACGACCAGGATGAGCGGGTCTACGTACAGCGCGATGCCGGTGGTGGCGAAGCCATTGAGACCTTGGTGGCAGTGCCGGATGATATGGGCATGGGCAAGGTATTGGCAGCCGGTCTGGGTAATGGACTGATCCTGATCAAGTTTTCCGTGTCGGTCCAACAAAATCACATCCGAGGTTGTTCACGACGAGACTGAAGGTGTAGTCGGCATTGGCTTCGACGTTGAAGGTCGCATGGTCTCTGGCGGCGGTCAAATTGTCAAGGTCTGGCATGAGGCCGCAGGCGGCGACAGTCTAGGTAAACACATGATGGACAGCGACGATAGCGACGACGCCGATTCCGATGACAGTGATGCGGAGGAAGCACGGAATGCAATTGCGGGTGCGAACGAGCGCAAGAAACGCAAGAAGGGCAAATCCGGTCGGGGTACTGGGCCTGATGTCTTGGCTTTCGACATGGACTAGATGTATCGAGAGATCCCTTGTTTTGGAGTCACATTTATCTGATACCCACATCACCTGTTAAAATAGTTTGACAGATCCGAATTTACTTTCCGATCAAGTATGGATCGACTTCAAGTTTGCCAATCCATGAATGATCAGCTCAACTTCGATCGAATTTGATCGCACGACATGAACGAAAGAACAAAATCGGGATTTCCCACTCCTGTAGAATATCAAATACGCGTTTTTATATGCACTCCGCCTGGCCTTTTCCTTAGGTTGGCGGTGCGCCTTTACTTAAGGTTACCAGCGTTCATGCCCAAGTTCTTGCGAGTCCGTGACCTTGCGTAAAGCTTTGAAGCCCAAATACGGCGCTACGCCTCAAGTCTCCAGCTTGCAGAAAAGATCCGGGCTCATACATGCAGTTGTGTCAGGGATGAGGGATGAGGCAAACTTTCAGGCCAACAGGCCCGGAGTTAGGCTTTAAGAGACGGTCGTCAATTTTGAATTCAATTCTTCGGGAGCCGCGGGGCAGGCGGGGAACTGattttgtgtcttttttttttctacaaAATTACCCTTCCACATCGACCCTCCCGTTTTTCTCCTCAAACACTTGAGTACGGCAGAAGAATCCGTTTCATTTGCGATGGAGGCAGCCCAGTCTTGTCAACACCGGATGACCGAATCCTGGAGGCCACTGAGCCTGTCGTCGCCCGTGATGTCAAGCAGCCACTCAGCGATGATGAATTGTCAATTACCTACGACATTGAGCGCACGTTGAAAGAGATCCGCGAGGCGCGCTACAAGCGGATCGCTCTTCAATTCCCCGATGATATGCTTCCCGATGCGCCACGGGTCTTTCAGCTCTTGAGCCGCGGCTTGAGCTCTGCCGCCATTGCCTGTGCGAATGGAAACACGACCAGCCGCACGAACGAAAACGGTCTCGAGACGGGAGAGGGCATTTCGCAGTCGGTGTCTCAGCTGTCTGTGGCAGATGACACGGAAACGTGGACTCCTCGGCTGTACATCCTCGCAGACACCTCCTACGGTACATGCTGTGTGGATGAGGTGGCTGCAGAACATGTGGACGCAGATGTGGTTGTGCATTACGGCCGGTCATGTCTGTCACCCAGTGCCAGGCTCCCTGTCATATATGTTTTCACCAACAAAAGTCTACCTCTTGACCCTGTCGTCAAGGCTTTCAAGGCAACCTACCCCGATTTGGCCACCAAGGTCATTCTGGCCACCGATGTGACCTTTGCGGTTCACGTCCCGGAGCTGCAGGCGCGCTTGGCTGAGGAGGGATATGTCAATTTGTTTGCTACCGAGGTGGTCCATAATCCATCATCGCCCATTCCCAATCGCACTGTGCCTGAAACCGTCAAGTCAGCTCCAGAGACGCTGTCGGATTGGCAGTTGTTCCACATATCTGATCCTCCCACTGCCTTGCTTCTGACCCTCGCTTCTCGAGTGGCCGCCATTCACATATATCCCACCGATCAAACAAATAATACTGATGTCAAGCCATTGCCAGCGTCCACTTCGGCCGCGCTAAGTCGCCGTTACGGAATCATCACTTCGCTGAACACGGTTCCTATCTGGGGCATCTTGATCAACACTCTTAGTGTCAAGAATTATCTACACATTGTGGACCACGTGAAGGAGCAAATTGCTGCCGCCGGCAAGAAAAGCTACATGTTTGTTGTGGGGAAACTCAACGCAGCCAAAGTCGCCAACTTCAGCGAGATTGGCGGTTGGGTAGTCATTGGATGCTGGGAGAGCTCGCTGGTGGATAGCCGGGATTTCTGGAAACCCGTCATTACTCCGTTCGAGCTGGAACTAGCTCTCCAGAGCGATGCTGAGCGAGTCTGGACTGGATCATGGCATAGCAACTTCCAAGAGATTCTTGACAAACCAGCCGAAGAGAAACCAAGGGACGATAACGAGCAAGTGAACCCCGACAGCTCGGACGTgaatggcgacgaggatgatatGTCAGAACCCGAAAGCGCACCACCCGAGTTCGATTTACGCACAGGACGATACGTCTCTCATTCCCGTCCCATGCGGGATCCCGCACCCCGTTCTTCCACCCACATCGACGGGCCAACCGCTGAGGGGCCAGCTGCCGCTAGAGCTCTGGCACGAAGAGCCAAGGGCGACTTGGCCATGATCGGTGGAGCGGTCTCGCCAGGAGCTCAATTCCTGCAGTCTCAACGGACCTGGAAGGGGCTGGGGAGTGATTTTGACATTCGgtacgacgatgatgatgacacATCAGACAGCACACTTGTAAAAGAAGGGCGCAAAGGTATTGCTAGGGGTTATACTGTGGGTGAATCCAGTGAGAAGCATTAGCTCTAGCGCCCGCTTTGGACCCTGAGAGGCGGCGGCTGGAAGGTGGGATTATGGTGAACCCACTGGATATCACAGCCTATTTGTAAATACGCTTGAAATAGAATATGCAATATCGTCGATAGACTTTTCATGGATTTCCTTCTCTGACCGCACTGTGGATCGGACCCACTGAGCCTACTGGCTTATTGTGTTGCATCCTTGGTCAAGAATCGCCCGTCTGGACTCACAAGCGTTGTCTCACTGAGCAAAGGCTGCGATCAGTTGCAGGATTCTATCACATGACACTGAGCAAGCACATCTCACGGGCGCATTCGCCGCAAGAGGATTTGCTTTCGGTCCGCTCATCTTAATTCTCGACGAGGCCAGCGCCAGTTTTATGGGCCTGACAATTCCTCGTTCCTTGTTTGATTTTGGCTTGCTTGACCTCAGTTTATTCAATTCTGTCTGCCTTActgttcttttttggttGTTCTTTCAATATCTCCgcccccctcttccccctcgcTGCCCCTTCGGATAGCGGATCCGCGCCCAGCGCCCTTGCGATCCACATCTTATCGATTGCCAAACACCTTGACGCTTCTGGCCTTGCATGGAGGATTTTCTGGAGATGTGATTGCCCCATCACCTTCTCTATCCCCAACCTAGCTTATCATGAGCTGTATCTTGACTCGGCTCTTTGGCGATTCCTCTTCGTCTCTGTCCCTGACCTGATTAGACCGGAGTTTCAAGGGTGTGCTGCCACGACCGGCGTTCGCGATCAACTCACGCGAGCCCAGCGCCTAATCGCCGCTCCACTTCCAGCAACATGGCGCTGTCAACGGAGAACATCCACCAGGCGCCGCAGCAGCTGATCCAAGATGCAGTCCAAAGAGTTGCAGAGTCGGCTGAGAGGACCCTCTCGCTCTTCGAACGGATGATCACAATGCATGCCCCCATACTCGAGTCACTCCTTCTTCAAATCCCGACCGACACGATTCTCGCTCTTTATCACACCTCATCATACCTCCGAACCTTCCTTCAATCATATCCTACTGCATGGAACTCGCTTTCTTTCCGGCTATTGTGCCCATCGGGAACCTTGACCACTCGGCTTATCGTCCCGGGAATATCGGATCCGGAACCTCAGCGCCAGTCGAAGCCATATGCGCTGGATCAGCTCCTACTGAATGTGGTGGTCCCGTTCAGCAACTGTCTCAGGAGTCTGGAGCTGGACAACACTGCCGTCTCTGGGCAGACTCTGATATCAAATGTAATGCATGCGCGTCGGGAGACTCTTGAGCACTTGTCAGTCCGGGGCTGCAAGAACGTATCGCTGAAGTACCACATCATTCCCTATCTGACGATGTTTGGATTGCAATATGATCTCGACATGAAGAGGAGCGTCGGAAGCTCACCTGGCACCAAACAGCTTGCTCTCAAGAGTCTTTATGCCTACCGCTGTCGCCACCATCGACGTCGGCCCTACCTGTCGACATCCCTCCTTCGAAAGGATTCCGACTCGGAGCCAACACATGACCTAGTGAACCTGTGCCATAAGCTAGGTATTTGGACGGACACTGCCTGGTGCACGACGCCGGCAGGGAGATGTTTCCGCCGGCGGGGTTATGTCTCGATGCGAGTCCCACAAGGCTCGCCGGAAGTATGGGTGGTTTTTGACAGGCTGTGGCGGAGTAAGAATTGGATTGGCCCGATCGACCCCCAATCAGAGCCTTCGCGTGCCTTTGATGGGAAATTATGGGAAAATCGCGAAACCGGATGCTATGGAGAGGCCCTGGGCACGGGGGATAGTCCCGCACTGGGCGAGGGTAAGATGACGCCTGCGCATCTGCGTCAAAGTCATACACAATTTGTTCAAAACGTGAAATGCGACAACTGTTTTGAGGAGATCTCGGAACGATGCGAACAGTGCAGTATTCTGATGCACTGTGTTGGCTGTCGACGTACGTTATGCGCGAGCTGTGCTTATGAACGACCTTATCTCCATCGAGGAAACTCGAGATTGAGTCCGTCAAgcaccagcaacaacaacagcaatAACACCAACGGCGATCCGTCGACCTCCCATGCCCTCTGGTGGGCTCCGGGGGCTACTCACTCACCAAGCTCCATGCAGGATCCTGTGTCAGATCCACTAGAGCAAGATGAAGCTGTCCATGAAACAGTTCAAGCAATGCAACCGGCTCTCAAGTTCCACTGGTGCTGCACGGAGCCATTATTCTCTGGAGGAGGCGGGATCAGTATCGGGACTCCCAGCCGAGATGTAGACCAAGTGCGAGCTGTCCCTTTGCCCCGCGGACAAGGCTGGGAGGACCTGGAATACACCGTCAGCGAGTGGAGCAAGACTTTCCCCAAGTACGCTTATGGTGATCCCACCAAACCGGACTATTCCCTGGAAACGGGACACATCGCTATGATGAAATGGTTGCTTGGACCGCCCAATCGACAAATCTCCCCATGCCCACGCAATCTTTGCCAGGAGTGTTATGACTCGCCCCAGTGGAAAGTCCACTGCAAGAGCTGTTCGAAACCGCTCTGCATCGAACATGACCTGCGTGGGCTCCGGCTCCGCATCTGTGGCTACAGAGATCTCGCGTTCGAGAAGATGAATATTCAGAACCGACAGGGATCGCTCAATACAGCAGATTCTTCCCTGAGCCATCAGCTGCCAGGCTAcgatcttcctcttcggaCACATCGCATCAACGACTCGACCAACAGTAGCTTCATCGATGACTTGCATGAGGATGGCGCCACAATTGACGCTCAAATCGACATGCCCACTGAAGGCGGCGATGCCGGTGGTCCTGCTGGTAATGGGGTTGTCCACCCTCTTTTCACTCGCAATCATACTCGTTCACTTTCTGCCCCATCCGCCCCGCCGTCCAATCACTCCGGATCGTCTTCCCCGACCTCCGTCTCCTCTGAGTCTCCCTGCGAGGCTCCCCGTTGGCAGGGATGTCAGTCCTTTTTTTGCCCCCAGTATCGCGCTGTCGGCGATCAGCGCCAGCGATGCCCGAGCTCCTTGCGCGAGTGCAAAGCATGTGCTGTGTACGTGTGCCAGGATTGCGTCCGGGCGCATCCGCCGTGCAAATGCACCTTCTGCGAGCAAAATTACCTCTGCCCGAATTGCACGAAATTGCGAGCTCGCGACGGCAAATGCCGGCGtcgagaggaggagaaggcgcGGAGGGAGCGAAAGTGGAAAAAGGACATGCAAGTTCTTGAGAACATTCTGGAGCTCAAGGTTGCCAACGAAGTTGCCGAGTTTGCCGGTCAATTCTTCGATTTCGTTGACGATCCTCGCGATTCTGTTATTCGCTGCCCTGCCGTCGATGAGGCCGTGGTCCAGGAGCCCCAACTGGGTGAATTGGAGATTCAAT
The nucleotide sequence above comes from Penicillium oxalicum strain HP7-1 chromosome II, whole genome shotgun sequence. Encoded proteins:
- a CDS encoding 2-(3-amino-3-carboxypropyl)histidine synthase subunit 2 yields the protein MFETVCSLPLSSDLFSQAIHPNEPVVSVGLASGHVQTFRLPHDEADSDDDASILSSRNGRGHIDTMWRTRRHKGSCRCLGFSVDGEMLYSAGTDGLVKMARSESGQVENKIAIPTERNGSIDAPTVIHALSPQTLLLATDSSALHLYDLRVPYSKVSTRPEQSHHPHDDYISSLTPLPASDTSTSGFSKQWVTTDQEEELVSSAFIGGLPSSGTSRGEKVAVGGSNGVVTLWEKGAWDDQDERVYVQRDAGGGEAIETLVAVPDDMGMGKVLAAGLVGIGFDVEGRMVSGGGQIVKVWHEAAGGDSLGKHMMDSDDSDDADSDDSDAEEARNAIAGANERKKRKKGKSGRVLSTPDDRILEATEPVVARDVKQPLSDDELSITYDIERTLKEIREARYKRIALQFPDDMLPDAPRVFQLLSRGLSSAAIACANGNTTSRTNENGLETGEGISQSVSQLSVADDTETWTPRLYILADTSYGTCCVDEVAAEHVDADVVVHYGRSCLSPSARLPVIYVFTNKSLPLDPVVKAFKATYPDLATKVILATDVTFAVHVPELQARLAEEGYVNLFATEVVHNPSSPIPNRTVPETVKSAPETLSDWQLFHISDPPTALLLTLASRVAAIHIYPTDQTNNTDVKPLPASTSAALSRRYGIITSLNTVPIWGILINTLSVKNYLHIVDHVKEQIAAAGKKSYMFVVGKLNAAKVANFSEIGGWVVIGCWESSLVDSRDFWKPVITPFELELALQSDAERVWTGSWHSNFQEILDKPAEEKPRDDNEQVNPDSSDVNGDEDDMSEPESAPPEFDLRTGRYVSHSRPMRDPAPRSSTHIDGPTAEGPAAARALARRAKGDLAMIGGAVSPGAQFLQSQRTWKGLGSDFDIRYDDDDDTSDSTLVKEGRKGIARGYTVGESSEKH